A region from the Panicum hallii strain FIL2 chromosome 1, PHallii_v3.1, whole genome shotgun sequence genome encodes:
- the LOC112874317 gene encoding protein POLYCHOME-like produces the protein MPQVRTASRPALAGHSGGGFFIRRVASPGIVVAKCTIKPLARQARTPLSNKENVPPAGAVKAAPKRRTPLPEWYPRTPLRDITSIIKALERRNLLQDAAARQQIQWIEDSSQSVDPTTPVQAEQNDPQSTLQAQETQVAAVPDPGSTSVVANLTASVTEGKPVASSSPSDCSLQTVSSNPNDSALPDLMEKKLSRSIEKIEKMVSQRLKETPQAAQPSKVAVQRRTLMFMR, from the exons ATGCCTCAAGTGCGGACTGCCAGCAGGCCGGCGCTTGCCGGCCACTCTGGTGGTGGGTTCTTTATCAGGAGGGTGGCATCGCCGGGAATTGTGGTGGCAAAGTGCACCATCAAGCCGCTTGCTCGACAGGCCCGGACACCGTTGAGCAACAAGGAGAATGTGCCACCAGCTGGGGCTGTGAAAGCTGCGCCAAAGAGGAGGACTCCCCTGCCTGAGTGGTACCCAAGGACCCCACTCCGTGACATCACATCTATCATAAAG GCTCTTGAGAGAAGAAATCTACTACAGGATGCTGCGGCTCGGCAGCAGATCCAATGGATTGAAGATTCTTCACAATCAGTGGATCCAACAACTCCAGTACAAGCAGAACAGAATGATCCTCAAAGCACACTACAAGCACAGGAAACACAGGTTGCTGCTGTCCCTGATCCTGGCTCAACTTCAGTTGTTGCAAACCTCACAGCTTCTGTGACCGAGGGCAAGCCAGTGGCGTCTTCCTCTCCATCTGACTGCTCCTTACAGACGGTTTCATCCAATCCAAATGATTCAGCTCTCCCTGATCTAATGGAGAAGAAACTGTCCAGATCAATAGAGAAGATCGAAAAAATGGTGAGCCAACGACTGAAGGAAACTCCGCAGGCCGCTCAGCCTTCCAAGGTGGCTGTCCAGAGGCGCACCCTGATGTTCATGCGATGA
- the LOC112874500 gene encoding protein POLYCHOME-like yields the protein MPEVRTATRPALADISGGGFFIRRVAPPGAVLVKGAVKPLARQARTPSSNKENVPPVGALRTAPKRRSPLPDWYPRTPLRDITSIVKALERRSRLQDAAARQLVQWTEDSSVDPITPVQAESMPTTDETQAIATPATSLADGKLKTSSPSDCSLQATPSKPNDPALSDLMEKKLSSSIEQIEKMVRRNLKKTSKAAQPSKRVVQRRILMSMR from the exons ATGCCTGAAGTGAGGACTGCTACCAGGCCGGCCCTCGCCGACATCTCTGGTGGTGGGTTCTTTATCAGGAGGGTGGCACCGCCAGGAGCTGTGCTGGTGAAGGGTGCTGTCAAGCCGCTGGCTCGACAGGCCCGGACACCGTCCAGCAACAAGGAGAATGTGCCACCAGTGGGGGCTTTGAGGACTGCCCCAAAGAGGAGGAGCCCCTTACCTGATTGGTACCCAAGGACCCCACTCCGTGACATCACATCAATCGTCAAG GCTCTTGAGAGGAGAAGTCGCCTACAGGATGCTGCAGCTCGACAGCTGGTCCAGTGGACAGAAGATTCTTCTGTGGATCCAATAACTCCAGTACAAGCAGAAAGCATGCCAACAACTGACGAAACTCAAGCTATTGCAACCCCTGCAACTTCTTTGGCCGATGGCAAGCTGAAGACATCTTCTCCATCTGACTGCTCCTTGCAGGCCACTCCATCCAAACCAAATGATCCAGCTCTCTCTGATCTCATGGAGAAGAAACTGTCCAGCTCGATAGAGCAGATCGAGAAGATGGTGAGGCGAAACCTGAAGAAAACTTCAAAGGCCGCTCAGCCTTCCAAGAGGGTCGTCCAAAGGCGCATCCTGATGTCCATGCGATAA